GAATATAAGGGAAGATTGTGGAAATCACAACTGACAACCCCTACACAACACATATGGAAAATGTTAGGACATGAAAATGAGTAAttaaaaatacatataaaaaagaaaaaaagagaaagaaaagtatacCTTCTGTCTATTTGACATGAATGTGAGTGACACATCATCACTGTCATCGAGTAGAGCATCTCGTAAATTATCCAGAAACCACATCCAGCTATCCTTACACTCAACTTCAACTACACCATATGCAATAGGAAAAACAACGTTGTTCCCATCAATAGATATGAACAGAACCCCTCCATATTGGCCCTTGAGGTGGCAGCCATCAAGACCAATGAACGGTCTACATCCTCTTAAGAAACCCTTCTTACAAGCATCAAAACAGACAAACAtcttttaaaaatcagattatCTGACATACGGTTTTTGATCTCAAACTGGAGTTTAAAAATACTCCCAACATCCTTTTGAAGTACCAACCTAGCATAAGCAAGTAATTTTGCATATGACGtggaatggcttccttcattaaTCTCTAGGGCAATCCTGCGTGGTGCCCTGTACAGCTTGGTGTAGTGGAACTGAAGACCATATGTTTTCTGTATGTGATCAGCCATGgtctctattttcatttctggTTGAACCTTTAACTattgaagaagtttcattgcTATCCATTTAGATGTAGTAGACTTGTTCTTGGTTGCCTTAGTACATATATGAACTGGGTTATATGTTTTTACCATGTAGGTGATACCATATGATATTGGTGAAGCATGTAATCTCCATGAACAATTTGGTGCTCTGCATATAACTGTAACTCTAGCTTGTTTATTTTTCAGCTTGATAATATCAAACCCCTCTTGTAGTATATACTCTCTCAAAGCTTCCTTGAAATGGTGTACACTTTCATATACATTACCTTCAGTTATCTTCACCTTGCCACCTTCACCCACATAGTTCTGTTCATCAAATTTACCATAATACTCTTCAGATTTTTATCTAGATAGATCATCATAAATTGAATCCTCAACATTTTTCCAATACCCACCATCCTTTGTAGATGCACTGTCATTCTGaccatcttctttttcactttatCATCCCACTCATCTTCGCTGTCAATTTTTCAATCTTCATCAGATCCAACCATAGAGTCATCCGAACATACATTACTGTTGCTAATAGCCCTGACAACCTCATAAGACAGTCTTAGTCTTTTACCAGTAGCTTCACTTCTACTATTAGCTCTTCCACTAGAAGTAGTAGTGCTCACACACCTTGCAATGGTCTTGGTACCTTTACCTCCCCTAGCTGTAGTTGTAGCACAAGCAGTAACACTTCCACTTCTACTACTATTAGCATCAATAGTAGCCCCACATACAACAATTTTCCCCTTGCTCTGACCAGGACCAGCACCATATGGATGTAGAGCCTGTTGACATTGTCCAGCAGGTTCATCATCAAGTTCACCATCTCTATCATTAACCAGACTTCTAGGGAACTGGTTAACTGTAAATTCATCGGTTGCATACTTGTTGTGAACAATgtcatccatatatatatatttattatatcaCAACTATGCAAATCAAATAACTCATACACTGATTGATCATCTGTTACCTCCCATATCTCTTTGTTTGGTAGTATACACTTCACTTTGAAAAGTACATTGTGACCCAGAGACACATGTGTGATGAGTTCATTGTAGATGTCATACACCATGTCCAAGTAGTCATATAAGTTTGGATCAATAATTTTAACTACAGTTTTCCCACTCCAATGGTATTCAATAGCACACTTAACAttcattgctaaaaaaaaatcagatgtaaaaacagagaaaatcagtaacaataCTTAATACTCATTAATACAATATGTGGAATGGCATTTTAGGATCATAAGTTGCTAAATAAGTTATCTTTGTCATGGTAGAGGTTGAGAATGAAATTAGGAACTGACAACTAAGAAGAGAAATTAAATGCATTTCCAAACAAGCTAAATCATTAGAATGGTAAACTCTTCATCAAACATTTCAGATAATACATAAGTTAAAGCATTTatacatccaaaaaagaaatttccaaatcaaaatcaatgacCAATTATAGCAATGCATAATACAGAGAACCTAATCATAGGATCTTTCAAATATCAcatattttttcatatatattttctcataacAAAATAATCTGGTTAACTCATCAATCCAAACTTAACATAAATAACTGATCGTttctaactctttttttttttttttttaaataatcaatAATTTCATAATCTACCTTCATATGTGAATAAAGACAGCATTTGGGATAGATAGATATGATATGGATTCCTCTTACAGAGCCTCTCACTTCcaaaagattttcaaaactaCCTACCAATATTGGATTTAAATTTGTCCATGTGAATCAGAAATACAGATTAGGCAAATCCAGAGAATTCAATTTATATATTCAATAAGCTCCTTCATTTTTTGAATCATTTAACAACAACAATcgccaaatcaaatcaaaatatacaagaaaatgaggTCAAACTCTCAACATATGGGCACATATCGCAAGGTCATCACCCCAATCGTGGGATGATTCTCTGTGCTGTGaaatctcatcatcatcttctagaGATTTACACTACTTAATCAATCCGAACTGAAAACACCCCAATCGTGGGATGATTCTCTGCGCTGCGaaatctcatcatcatcttctagaGATTTACACTACTTAATCAATCCgaattgaaaaattaaaaatctccATCTCCAGTATTCCATGGGATGTAAATCCTAGATTAACAAatgaagaagaaccctaaatgcccaagaagaagaagctgaaccctacataccttgggagAGGTTCGCACGCTGGAGGGGGGAGAGGTTCGTACGTCGGAGGGAAGATGTTTGCACGTCGGAGGGAAGAGGTTCGCACGTCGGTCAACTTTCTACCTGAGAATTGCTCGTCGGAGGGCACgatcgagttgcaggttaccgttttcttcttcttcttgttcgaccgAGTGAGTGAGGATTGAGAGGGAGATGAGTTTCGAAGAAGGAATGAaagggagggcaatattgtcctctcacaataggtgggtgtattttgggtatattgtaaaaaaaactaacaaattttcattcatttaacatcGTCGACTAACAGCAGGGACCGATttagaattttttgaatttttaggggatggctttgacgtttcgaaaagtccagggggtgacGTTGAATAAGGACTAAAATTCAGGGGGTAataatgcaattttctcttgatTATTTAACCAAGCCGAATAATTTATTCTTCATACCCTCAAATCGAATACAAATACCCCCCAAACGTATATTATTGAATTTAAATTCGGATTTCGACTACCATTTAATCCCCAGTAAAATGTCAACGAATCCATGGCAATAAAAGTGTCATTTTACTTACACAACCCTCCAAAAAGACGAGGGGGTTGATTCAGATGGGTTCAGAAGATGAATCCAAATCTGATGTGATAGGTagtcattagaaaaaaatattccaaTCCAGAGGTTAGAGCCGCCCACACCTCAATGATGTGTGCAGGTGGGGGCTCCAACCATGAACAGCCAACAATAATAGCGGATGGGAGCCCTGCTCCAAAGTCCAACCTCAATGGGCTTTTTCTGGTTGGCAGTGTTTTCTTGCAAAACCTGTTGTGTGGACAGAGATGGTTCGGTGGAAGTTAGCTATAGATCAGTTTGGGTTGGGTGGGGTGGTCATAGCTGTCTTGATTCTTGactgaacccaaaaaaaaaggaaaaaatactcTAATTTCTTTAACTGTAAACGCCCATTGTCATATAATAGTCGTTTTCAGTAGCTTTTGATCCCTCTGTTTCGTATTCcagtggaagaaaaagaaggggataCCAAGAGCAAAGCAAGGGAGGTTGGTTTTGATGAAGAAATAGATGAACTGAAGGAGGACCCACCTCACTTTCATCTTTATCTTCACAAATTTCCAATCTCTCTTTTACCTAGAATCTCTTGTCATATTTTATTGTCTGCTCTTTTTCTGATTGGTTTGTGTATTTGTAAATGTGTTAGTTGCAACTACTCGACACCAATCCACAGCTACTCGGATCtgatcttcctcttctttaccCCTTTTATCTTCATAGTTCTGTGTTGTCCTTCCTTAAAAAACCAGTgatttttggaaattttgatGTTTGAATTTGTTTCTAGATCTCCATCTTTTTCAGATTTTCTTCAAAAACCCCTTAATCAATTTCTTTCCATTGCAGGATTGCATCTAACAAAACACATTCTTTAATTTCCCTCTCCTTCTCTGGTTAGATTTTCTTTATTTACTGTCTTGGCTCTTTATAACTGTTCAACTTTATGGATTGAGGACCACTGCAAGTAGATGCTACTTTGATCAAAGTAAAAGCCCTTTTGATTGGTCTGGGTTTGAGGTTAGTGAACCTTAGCCACCAACAATCAAAGGTTCAAAGCTTCTCTCTTAGGTCATTGACTACATATATACCATTAATCTGCTTCTCTGATAAGTCTTTGGCACGGCCCACTTGTATAGTAGGGAAGAGAttccagtttttttttccttatatatggtTACCATTTCTTTTTGGCAATTGGTCCTCCTTTCAGCTTCTTTATCATTTGTGCAACATTATTTGAAAATACCCATCTGAGAATTCCTCATATCTGATGCTTTTCTTCCTGATTTCTTGCCTCTCCTTTGTTCTCCTCTCTAAGTCTCTCCCTCTCAAGCCTCTTCCACCATGGGAAAATGAGATGAGATTGCTGTCTCTCTGGTTCTGGAAGGAGTTTTCTTGTTTCTTGGTGTCTTGGTTGAGAAAGAGTTGGCTCAGtggttttttctttgaaatcctATCAGCTATgtcaatgaaaaagaagaatttttcTGCCAAAGTAGAGAATGTGGAGGAGTCAGAGGAGAGCTCTGTATTAGATTTGCCTGAATTGGCCTTGGAATGTATTCTTGCGAAGCTTCCACCTGAAGGGTTGTGTAATGTGGCAGGGGTTTGCAGTTCTTTGAGGGATAGGTGTAGAAGTGATTACCTGTGGGAGAGGCACATGAAGGAGAAATGGGGAAGAGTAATTGGGCGTGCGGCGTATCGTGAATGGCAATGTCATATTGCCTCTAGGAAGGATTCAGGTGTCTCAGAACGATGTGGTCGTCGGAGGCGCTTGGTCCGGTCCCTGTCTTGTGCCTGGCCTTTCTCATGGATCAAATCCAAGGTGGAGAGTAATCATAAGCAAAGGAGTTCCTTGCCTGCTAATTCATTGATGTCTTGGTATCTCTCTCTTGACAGTGGCAAGTTTTGGTTCCCAGGCCAGGTCTACAACCGTGAGGTATTGGATGATTTATCTGTAATCTATGGTTTGCTTCAATTTGATAGCATTCATAGGGAGTTTAGCTCTAAATGATTTGCAAGAAATTCCTTTCCTTCAAGCTGTTGGTATAAGCCTCTCAGTGAAATAGATTTAGATTAAAATGGCTATCTTTTCTGTTGGACATGTTACTGATAATTCTGTGCTTCTCTTTTAGCAGAATGGGCATGTTGGGTTTATGATGTCATGTTATGATGCAGAACTTTGCTACGATTCCAGCACAGACACCTTTCATGCAAGGTAATAATAAATGAGATGGCCTTCTTAAACCCTGATTTGGAAGATTTTCTTTGATCAGGCTATGTATGTTTTTGGAATAACATTTCTGATGCTTCATCTCCTTTCCatataagaaaaataacatTTTCAAATGTTAGTGGCTTTTGTGCCTATAGTTGGTTTCCTGATCTCCAAATGAGTTTTCTCTTGTAGATTCCCACCACATGGACGGCGGACCATTGTGATAGAGGATGGAGTGCAATGGCACAGATTAAGGACACCACCTGTTGATACACCTCCTCATGATCTTCATGTCTCCGACTGTTTGTATGATTTACGCCCGGGTGATCATATAGAGATTCAGTGGAGAAGAAACAAAGAGTTCCCCTATGGTGTGTTCTATATGACCTTGCATCTTCTAAACTTCCAGCATTTCATAACTTATGATCCTTATCTCAGTACTATTTCAGTTTGCTTTCAACCTTCGAAATTTTTCCTAGCTCATACATCTTATAATTTGTTACTCAAATATGGCTTTCTCTACTGATTTACAGATAAATTAATGTCTTTATATAGGTAACTAAATACATGACCTAATAATTTGTGCTCTCTTTCCAGGTTGGTGGTATGGGGTTGTTGGTCACTCAGAAACATGTAGCAGGAATGAGAATCACTGCAACTGTTACTCTAGTGGTAAGAAACTGAGGATTTGTTATGTTTCCTTTTCGTCCCCCTCCAAACTTTAAGATTTCTGATAGCTGATCTTCCATTTCAACTAAAACTTTGGGAGGCAAAGAACAGATATGTTGAGAAGATAGACATACTGATAAGATTTGAAGCACAATAATGAATTCCTAGCATATAATGATAATCTTATCATAACTTCTCTATGTGATGAGATCAGTAGGTAATGTGTTCTGGATCAGGCCCAAATGttggtatttttctttcttgtgaaTTCTCTAGCCTCTAGACAGATGCCTCTTTCCACAAAACTTACAACCAAGGTTCAAGCAATTGGAATCAACAGGATCAGCCTCCACTGATTCTGATCCAGTGGGAATTTGCCTGAACCCTAGAACTATACATTGGATTGGGCTTAGCCAATTGTGATCTGAATTGGCCAATCCACtcccaattccttgaactgTGGTTACAATCTCTCTCCAACAACTCTTTAAGCCCTTCCGGCTTTCCCTTATCAGTTCTTAAATGCAGCACAGCAATACCGTATGACTAAACCAAACAGGCCTCTTCAGTACTATCCTTTTTTCTTTGGCTTCAGTCAGCGTTAACTGCATCCAACTTTATCAGAACAAATCACAAAGGGGAACAAGTCCATGTTTTATATAAAACACCTTATAAATGGTTTAGATGTATTACTGTTAAACTTGCAGATTCATTAGAGAGACTACTTCTACTTGGTACTTTTTCCAGATGCAGCTTGAAATATTGTTCTTTTCTCTTCAATCCTTGGACCAAACTCAAATTGACAAACTGATTCCTATTTTAgactttctcctttatttagaAGAGATACCTTCCCATAGACGCAATTTTTTCTCGTATTGACTTTCTATGGCGCAGTGCTTTGATGACATTCTGTAACTTCATATTTTCCTCTTAAAGTGTCTAAACTGTGATCCAGTTGATTGTTAATTAAATCTTGCATAACTCATGCTGGCAGATACTGTCGTCTTGGAGTTCAACCAATACACCCCAGGATCACGGTGGAGGCGAACCTCGATCAACAGGAAGGTTCATCGGGAAGAAGGAAATGAAGCAGATGGGTTTTATGGAGGAATTAGAAAACTTTACAAGAAGGAGGAGGTCTCGATGTGGAAGCAGCTCTGGCCAACCGAAGTCTTAGAATAGGTTCCCTTAGCGTAGAGAAAATTAACTCCACATTTGAGCTTATTCGATTGAGCCACAGTTACAGAATTTGATGACTCAACATTTTGTTTATTAGAAGATGAAGGATAGGCTATGGTTTCAGATGAAAGGACGTAGAGCCCATGTTTTTGCCGGAACTGTGAGAACTCGTAGCTGTTTGATGTGATTCCTATCCATGCTTGAGGTCTCCTTGTTCTTAGTCTGAGAATCATTGCATATACAACTGTACCATATTGACACATTATAGAACTCTAGTGTTACTCTTCAACATTCAAATCAACTAAACCTGTACAAATCTTATTCCACCAGTACACTCAATTTATAACCTAACCTTCTGCTAATTGTAAGCGTTCATGCATTACTTGATTGTAATCTTCTTGAAGGTAAGGAAACATCTCTTTTGACATTTTTAAGAGTCCTGGAGTTTAGGTTATTAGGTATATGCTGTTAAGGCAAAGAGGCCCCAGAAGCCTGATTACCTTGTAATTGATTATGAGGTGCTGTTAGTTGGAGATTCATACTCTTGTAGGATGGGTGACATAGGACAGCAAGAGCCCCTGAATGTTAAATAATCTAAGAAGGAGGGAAGATCCATCTCTTACTCTGGCCACCATCAATTCCAATGCAGACCGAAAGGCTTGCTACTTTGGCAGAGTTTAATCCTGCCTAGGGCTTCCATTGCTGTAGTGAGTGAGATTTTGTTCTTATCACTTGAGGCTCAAGCAAGCACTCTCCCCAAGAGATTACCTGCCTTATCTGGACTCTCAAATAGGGAGTTAGCTTCCCATTCGGTCTCTTTCTAGAGATCTCCTACTCAAACAAGGAATCAACTTTCTAATTGAACTCTCCCATCAAATATGGACACTTGCCAAATATGGGACTCTCCATAATCGCCACAACCACTAGCCAAtctctataaataccaaggtaaatCCCCAAAAATGGGGATCGATTCTTGAGTACTTAAAAATGTCTGTTGGGAGTTTTCTGACTCAGGCATCGGAGAATCCCTCGTTGGAACAGCCTAATACTCTCTCTTGTCTATTCTTTTGTGCAAGTCCAGCGAGGAACATTAGCTCCTACAAGGGAGAGATGTTGGTCAGATTTCGCCATATCAGATAGATAGCACCCAATTAAGCAACCAGGTTGGGCTTAAAGGAGGCAATAGCCAATGTGTCAAGCAGTGTTGATTCCTTTTTGTGTCAAGGCACAAGTACAATACAAAATAATTCCACTTATACATAATCCATATATTAAACAGCTCAAATGGGTCAGTCAACATGAACAAAAGATAATAAACCTCTAGCACAAGCTcatcaatttttattattttttttaaagctaaTTTATTCAGAATATCGTGTCAAACTCAGTTCACATGGTACAAGACTCCATCAAATGCAGAGTGGAATTAAGTCATACTGTCATACACGACATAGACAGTGCCTTCCTAGTTAGGAAATCAGTTAATATGTTGATCTCCCTAGAAATATATTATACATTACAAGAAATAAAGTAAGACACCAAGTGCAATATGTCTCTGATGACAGGCTGCACATATAACGGAATATTTAGAGATGTTCCACTGAAATATATCAAAGAGGGTCGACCAATAGCAATTAGGGGTGCAACAAGGCTAGGTTGggctaggtttcttaaaaccctagcccaaccctgagtcccttTAGCTGGAACCAAACTCGCCCTGACCCTGACGCAGGgtcgcaaaacttcaaccctggcCCTACCTTTCAAagttcagcccaacccttacccgccctgattggACCTGATTTTTTAGGGTCGGGCCGGGATGCccttgaccttgaccttggtttgccatcaaatataccctgcaaaatatgaaattacttaaaaataaaaaatattcataataaagagggtataaaaaatacaaaattacaaatttcttggtaaaaaaagcaagggagatctttttctttggtaaaaaaaagcaagagagatcggtgagaaagttcaacccaacccttacctgccctgattggccctgatttttcagggtcggaCCGGGATGCccttgaccttgaccttggccttggtttgccatcaaagACTGGGTataccctgcaaaatatgaaattactaaaaaataaaaaatattcataataaagagggtataaaaaatacaaaattacaaatttcttagtaaaaaaagcaagggagatatttttctttggtaaaaaaaaacaagagagattggtgagaagatatattaggagttttgaggtgtcaatgactcaatgtcaaacaatatataaaattaggtggTTAAATTCAGAgttaacatcagggtcacaacTAGGGTCAACATCAAGGGCcaaaatcagggccgggttcagggcgggctgGGCGGGTCAAAGACAtaaacccttacccgccctgaccctatcacagggtcagaaatttcagggttgTGCCGGCCCTCAGGACCAAAATTTCAGAATCAATATTTGTTCGGGATCAAGGCGGGCCAAGGGTGGATTCgagccgtcagggccaaacttgcacccctaatagCAATCCTTTCAATgacattttttagaaaaaagttGGCCATGTGGGCCCATCTCAAATGTGGGGCTTGCATGCACAATTGTCATCCCATGGTCAATGAGATCCTCATTGTAGTAAGAATCATTGCATGATTTTTGTGCATGCAAATGTGCTTCTTCAATTCTGATCAAAATTGTTACTTAAATAATTGGTTGAAGTGAGAGTTCTTGGGATTAGAATTGCTTCCAATCGTGACCTTAATATAGATCATTACATAGGTCTTCTGCATCATAGTTTTATGCAAACTATGGAATGCAACCTTGGTTTCAAAACCCAAATTTGGGTCACTATGAGCCCACCAAAGTAgtgtataaaaaattaaaatgacttATTGTGAAATTCTTGAATCTCTTCTTACATGAATGACCTCTATTATTCTGTTTTTGTGGTTGATTTGAGTCTCATTGATCTGCTAAATATTAAAGAAATTTATCTTTTTTGGTTGTGGATTGGAGTCCTTCAAACTAACCCCCTCTAGCCATGGATCCTTCACATTAGAGTATTTTTAGCCATTAACCAAGTATAGAGGTTTCTTACTTCTTTCTTGATTACTTGTCTTAAGCCAGATCCACATAGATTAGTGTTTATGAAATAACATTTGAGTGAAGAGGGTTTTCTACTGAATATTTGCAATTTATGGTTCTGAATGTATCTGTTGTTATGGTAAACTCTGCACAACATCATTCGAAGGGCCCCAATATTATGATCATGAATACTTTTTCAATTCAACTATTAATCAAACACTTTGCTCAGTAAATCAAGTCAAATAGATGTGTGTGAAACttcaaatgaaaacaaaaaaagttgaATTGGTAATGGATATGCAATTCATCATACATGACTAAGAATCTTATGGTTGATTTCAGATATCTGGGTGAAGATATACTAAGTAGACTATATGACCCATCCGTTGGTTGCCCAGATGATTAGGGAGAATTGGGGATTATATGAATAGGCGTACATTTCCAGGTTTGATTCTCCATCTATGtatctgtgatttaagtggagaccgtaacggtgggttgttgtgctagtcttcccgaggattagtcaaggTATGCATAAGCTGgcccgaatttttttttttttttgtcaagctACCAATTGGAATTGAAAGGAGTTTTGTCTTCCCAGATACTTGTCATTATAGATCACTAGTGTGATGCCCTGATTCTGTTAATCTTggcataatattgtcctctttagccCATGAATTTTAaagctttaaaacgcgttgtgccatgttaagggaggctagaggttattgaCTAGTCCGGTAATTTCTCTaggcgatgtgagactaaaatttgaataccctcaccgatcttccaaaCCACCTAGTACtttccgtattcttggtggagacaccaCACCTACCTTCCAGGCAAATCCAATACTTATTGTATTCTTAGATGTCGCAACTGACGATGATGAGATAGTGCTTCCTCCACTAACAGTTTCAATTGGGATGTGGTCTAACGTAGAACTTTTTTCGTTTATTTGAGTTATGCCACAGGTAGTGGATGATCTCCAGGAAGGGTGTGAGCTTGCAGTGATTAGACTAAACAGGAGAAGATTTTAAGCTTAATCAAAGTAACAGGTGTTTGGAGCTTATGGTTGGCTACATGGCTGACCTTTGAATGCCATCTTCTTCCGGGATATCATCTAGATGCCATGGAAGAAGAACTGGCCATAAAATATTCTAAAACATTGATATTGGAGATATATGCATAAGGTGGACTAATATATCAGTATAATGGTGATCTTACCTTGGGTTCTTGAAATGTATTGTAAGGCCTACTTACCCCTTGGAGGGATTTCTTGTTTTATGTGTTTTACTTAAATGAGAAATTAGTGATGTATGAGCTATATGGTTCCCACAATGGTACATACCTAGAGAATGGGATCAATCAACAAACCAACCTAGGAAAGCAAAGTAAGGGGGAGTAAGAAACCGAATAGCTATTGTCTACTGTGGAATAGGAGAGCTAGAATAAGAATTAGGGTTGTTAGATTCATTTAGGGGCTACTTTTGATGATTAAAGGAAGATGAAAGTACCAGTGAGAGGTTTTGAGAAGGCAGAGTTTCCCAAAATTTAAGGGGCTGATGAGAGGGTTATGTTATGATAGAATAGTCAATAGAAAAGCAAAGGATAATAATCCAATCAGGTATGGTAAGATTGCATTTAGAGTAGGCCTGAAAGTGTTGAGAGTAAGGATGTAAATTTGTAATCAATaccgtttatcgaaatcgaatcgatCCGTTTACTCTGAAACCGtaaaaccgtttattaaattgtgcagttatggtttcaagtttgaggccgattagctaaatgggttgggtcagctttaaccgcggaacccgttggtttcaaaccgaattgaaactgtttaaaccgattcgattaatccgtataacaattaaataaagaaggagcagtaatccgtataacaattaacaattaaattaagtgtccatcctgctttgtgtgatttattgcaattcagttcaagtataggctttagatcatgaacttgtaatccatatatgttactatattattatgttatcatagatggggtgttttggttgaaccacctgtcattttaatattttatgctgtagaaggcaggatttggatgttgtatgatattagttctaaatatttgagaatgaccatgcaaa
This DNA window, taken from Macadamia integrifolia cultivar HAES 741 unplaced genomic scaffold, SCU_Mint_v3 scaffold1133, whole genome shotgun sequence, encodes the following:
- the LOC122062890 gene encoding F-box protein At2g32560-like isoform X1, with translation MLFFLISCLSFVLLSKSLPLKPLPPWENEMRLLSLWFWKEFSCFLVSWLRKSWLSGFFFEILSAMSMKKKNFSAKVENVEESEESSVLDLPELALECILAKLPPEGLCNVAGVCSSLRDRCRSDYLWERHMKEKWGRVIGRAAYREWQCHIASRKDSGVSERCGRRRRLVRSLSCAWPFSWIKSKVESNHKQRSSLPANSLMSWYLSLDSGKFWFPGQVYNREQNGHVGFMMSCYDAELCYDSSTDTFHARFPPHGRRTIVIEDGVQWHRLRTPPVDTPPHDLHVSDCLYDLRPGDHIEIQWRRNKEFPYGWWYGVVGHSETCSRNENHCNCYSSDTVVLEFNQYTPGSRWRRTSINRKVHREEGNEADGFYGGIRKLYKKEEVSMWKQLWPTEVLE
- the LOC122062890 gene encoding F-box protein At2g32560-like isoform X2, which codes for MLFFLISCLSFVLLSKSLPLKPLPPWENEMRLLSLWFWKEFSCFLVSWLRKSWLSGFFFEILSAMSMKKKNFSAKVENVEESEESSVLDLPELALECILAKLPPEGLCNVAGVCSSLRDRCRSDYLWERHMKEKWGRVIGRAAYREWQCHIASRKDSGVSERCGRRRRLVRSLSCAWPFSWIKSKVESNHKQRSSLPANSLMSWYLSLDSGKFWFPGQVYNRENGHVGFMMSCYDAELCYDSSTDTFHARFPPHGRRTIVIEDGVQWHRLRTPPVDTPPHDLHVSDCLYDLRPGDHIEIQWRRNKEFPYGWWYGVVGHSETCSRNENHCNCYSSDTVVLEFNQYTPGSRWRRTSINRKVHREEGNEADGFYGGIRKLYKKEEVSMWKQLWPTEVLE